One region of Gottschalkia purinilytica genomic DNA includes:
- the rsmB gene encoding 16S rRNA (cytosine(967)-C(5))-methyltransferase RsmB: MSKNLREVALKILIEINEKEAYSNLSINKKTHGMDYRDSSFIREIVYGVIENKLYIDWVIESFSKIKLKKINNTVKEIIRIGIYQILFMDKVPDSAAVNECVKISKKYSNKGAQGFINGILRTIVRNKNDIKLPDKSKDIKKYLSIKYSHPIWMINKWIEDFGLEFTEELCKANNDKPKLNIRVNTLKISRDELLNKLNEKNMNAIKTYYAEDGIVVNSPQNITETEEFKKGLFQIQDESSMLVAQIMNPKKNSVIIDVCSAPGGKSTHIAQKMNNEGKIISRDIHEHKVKLINENASRLGINIINAQKFDALHIDESLINKADYCLVDAPCTGLGLIRRKPDIKWRKEEGNIDEISRLQYQILKNTSKYLKKGGILIYSTCTINKEENLNVITKFLDNNTEFKLLDFSDLIQNSEKITPKEGYIELFPNVHATDGFFIAKLIKM; this comes from the coding sequence ATGAGTAAAAACCTAAGAGAAGTAGCATTGAAGATTTTAATAGAAATAAATGAAAAAGAGGCATATTCCAATTTATCTATAAATAAAAAAACACATGGTATGGATTATAGAGATTCTTCTTTCATAAGAGAAATAGTATATGGAGTTATAGAAAACAAGCTCTATATAGATTGGGTTATTGAAAGCTTTTCTAAAATTAAGTTGAAAAAAATAAATAATACTGTTAAAGAAATTATTAGAATAGGAATATATCAAATATTGTTTATGGACAAAGTTCCAGATAGTGCAGCTGTTAATGAGTGTGTTAAGATAAGTAAAAAATATAGTAATAAAGGAGCTCAAGGTTTTATAAATGGAATATTAAGAACTATAGTTAGAAATAAAAATGATATAAAATTACCAGATAAATCAAAAGACATTAAGAAATATTTGTCAATAAAGTATTCACATCCAATTTGGATGATAAATAAATGGATTGAAGACTTTGGACTTGAATTTACAGAAGAACTGTGTAAAGCTAATAATGATAAACCTAAACTAAACATAAGAGTTAATACATTAAAAATAAGTAGAGATGAACTCCTAAATAAATTAAACGAAAAAAATATGAATGCTATAAAAACCTATTATGCAGAAGACGGTATAGTAGTTAATTCGCCACAAAATATAACAGAAACAGAAGAATTCAAGAAAGGTCTCTTTCAGATTCAAGATGAGAGTTCAATGTTAGTAGCTCAGATTATGAATCCTAAAAAAAATAGTGTTATAATAGATGTCTGTAGTGCTCCAGGTGGCAAATCTACTCATATAGCTCAAAAAATGAATAATGAAGGAAAAATTATATCAAGAGATATACATGAACATAAAGTAAAGCTTATAAACGAAAATGCCAGTAGACTAGGTATAAATATAATCAACGCCCAAAAATTTGATGCATTACATATAGATGAGTCACTTATAAACAAGGCAGATTATTGCTTGGTAGATGCTCCTTGTACAGGACTAGGACTTATTAGAAGAAAGCCTGATATAAAATGGAGAAAAGAAGAAGGTAATATAGATGAAATTAGCCGTCTACAATACCAAATATTAAAAAACACTAGTAAATACTTAAAAAAGGGAGGAATATTAATTTATAGTACATGTACTATAAATAAAGAAGAAAATTTAAATGTAATAACTAAATTTTTGGATAATAATACTGAATTCAAATTGTTAGATTTTAGCGACTTGATTCAAAATTCTGAGAAAATAACTCCTAAAGAAGGATATATAGAGTTATTTCCAAATGTTCATGCTACAGATGGATTTTTCATAGCAAAACTTATAAAAATGTAA
- a CDS encoding zinc metallopeptidase, with protein sequence MAFLILMIAIMFSLYAQAKVQGTFNKYLKVRSMSGYTGAEVARKILDRNGLYNIPIEMTPGKLTDHYDPSKRVLRLSQEVYNGTSVASLGVAAHEVGHAIQHSKEYAPLTIRNAIVPVVMFSSRFVWVIIFLGLIIASSPLVKVGIILYAAIVAFQIITLPVEFDASNRAMANLEQGILSPQEIAPTKKVLSAAAMTYVAATLVALAQLFRLISMSNRRD encoded by the coding sequence ATGGCATTTCTAATATTAATGATAGCCATAATGTTTTCATTATATGCTCAAGCGAAAGTTCAAGGTACATTTAACAAATATTTAAAAGTTAGAAGTATGTCAGGTTATACTGGGGCAGAAGTTGCTAGAAAGATACTAGACAGAAATGGTCTGTATAATATTCCTATAGAAATGACTCCTGGAAAGCTAACAGATCATTATGATCCAAGTAAAAGAGTTTTAAGATTATCACAAGAGGTGTATAATGGAACATCAGTGGCATCATTAGGAGTAGCAGCACATGAGGTAGGTCATGCTATACAACATTCTAAAGAATATGCACCACTTACTATTAGAAATGCTATAGTACCTGTAGTAATGTTTAGTTCAAGATTTGTGTGGGTGATTATATTTTTAGGATTAATAATAGCATCATCTCCATTAGTTAAAGTAGGAATCATACTTTATGCTGCAATAGTAGCATTTCAGATAATAACATTACCAGTTGAATTTGATGCTAGTAATAGAGCTATGGCTAACTTAGAGCAGGGAATATTGAGTCCGCAGGAAATAGCTCCTACAAAAAAAGTACTAAGTGCGGCAGCTATGACTTATGTTGCAGCTACACTAGTTGCACTTGCACAATTGTTTAGACTTATATCTATGTCTAATAGAAGAGATTAA
- the fmt gene encoding methionyl-tRNA formyltransferase: MKVVFMGTPDFAVPTLEAIYNNGHQIPLVITQTDKQKGRGKKVTPPPVKEKALELGIQVHQPHNVNDKETITMLKEISPDVIVVVAYGQILKEEILNLPKYRCINVHASLLPRYRGAAPINWVIINGENRTGVTIMEMSKGLDTGDMLLKEEIEIGQDETAGNLHDRLMSIGANLLTKTLNELEKGNIVKVPQNDEESTYAPIMTKSLGKINWDKCGSEIKNLVRGTQPWPGSFFEYEGKNVKILEVDVDNKFKEGKNGEIVKVNKDGIFVNVEDKCVIIKRIQFPGKKAMSIEEFLRGNKFECGISLK, translated from the coding sequence ATGAAAGTAGTATTCATGGGTACACCTGACTTTGCTGTACCAACACTTGAAGCAATATATAATAATGGACATCAAATTCCTTTAGTTATAACTCAAACTGATAAGCAAAAAGGGAGAGGAAAGAAAGTAACACCTCCTCCAGTAAAAGAAAAAGCATTGGAACTTGGGATACAAGTTCATCAGCCACATAATGTAAATGATAAAGAAACAATTACTATGTTAAAGGAAATATCGCCGGATGTCATAGTAGTTGTAGCATATGGGCAAATATTAAAGGAAGAAATCCTTAACTTACCAAAGTATAGGTGTATAAATGTACATGCATCATTATTACCTAGATATAGGGGAGCAGCTCCTATAAACTGGGTAATAATAAATGGTGAAAATAGGACAGGCGTTACTATTATGGAAATGAGTAAGGGTCTTGATACGGGAGATATGCTTCTAAAAGAAGAAATAGAGATAGGTCAAGATGAAACGGCTGGAAATTTACATGATAGATTAATGAGTATAGGTGCAAACTTGCTTACTAAAACGTTAAATGAATTAGAAAAAGGAAATATTGTTAAAGTTCCTCAAAATGATGAAGAATCAACATATGCACCTATAATGACTAAGTCTTTAGGTAAAATAAACTGGGATAAATGTGGAAGTGAGATAAAAAACCTAGTTAGAGGAACTCAACCTTGGCCAGGATCTTTTTTTGAATATGAAGGCAAAAATGTAAAGATACTAGAAGTTGATGTTGATAATAAATTTAAAGAAGGAAAAAATGGTGAAATCGTCAAAGTAAATAAAGATGGTATTTTTGTAAATGTTGAAGATAAATGTGTGATAATAAAGCGTATACAATTTCCAGGGAAAAAAGCTATGAGTATAGAAGAATTTTTAAGAGGAAATAAGTTTGAGTGTGGAATTTCTTTAAAATAA
- the thiT gene encoding energy-coupled thiamine transporter ThiT, whose translation MNIKTSETNKSTNIKFLVEAGVMVALATILSMVKIYQAPNGGSVTAGSMIPIIFIALRWGVLRGIFTGLVYGLVQSFDPYIVHPIQYILDYLVAFSFLGLAGIAKNIIATKNKKDTAFEYVVIIVGVFLGILGRFICHVLSGVIFFEANAKDLGVWKYSIIYNGTYLGIELIMSILILTLIWRPLRRLLSS comes from the coding sequence ATGAATATCAAAACTAGTGAAACTAATAAATCAACTAATATTAAATTTCTAGTAGAAGCAGGTGTAATGGTGGCACTTGCAACTATATTAAGTATGGTAAAAATTTATCAGGCACCTAATGGTGGATCAGTAACAGCTGGAAGTATGATACCAATTATTTTTATAGCTTTAAGATGGGGAGTTTTAAGAGGTATATTTACAGGATTAGTTTATGGACTAGTGCAGTCATTTGATCCATATATAGTACATCCTATACAATATATATTAGACTATTTAGTTGCTTTTTCTTTTTTAGGGTTAGCTGGAATTGCTAAAAATATAATAGCTACGAAAAATAAAAAAGATACAGCCTTTGAATATGTGGTTATTATTGTAGGTGTATTTTTAGGTATTTTAGGAAGATTTATTTGCCATGTATTATCAGGAGTTATATTTTTTGAAGCAAATGCAAAAGATTTAGGTGTATGGAAATATTCTATAATCTACAATGGAACATATTTAGGAATTGAACTTATTATGTCAATTTTAATATTAACTCTTATTTGGAGACCTCTTAGAAGATTACTTTCAAGCTAA
- the pknB gene encoding Stk1 family PASTA domain-containing Ser/Thr kinase, translated as MIGKVLGNRYEILEKIGDGGMALVYKAKCTLLNRYVAVKILREEFVNDEEFITKFKRESQAAASLSHPNIVSVYDVGLEDKNIHYIVMEYIKGKTLKELIKEKNGLSIEETLNISMDIADAIGNAHENGIIHRDIKPHNIMVTEDGRVKVTDFGIARAATSTTITNTNSIIGSAHYFSPEQARGGYIDEKSDIYSLGIVMYEMITGTVPFEGESPITVAIRHIQEQPKLPSEINSSVPKGLEKIIMKCIEKDQTLRYSNIKELLRDLKEFKIHGDTQVKEPYNSSDSPTQVMPIVNDDMIDNINGDIDGESDVKIKPRKAKNTKAPSKKDKKPKKRKSNKLLTFIAIILAFLTVCGVALAVLGSKGLLGAKEVQVPNIVGLQEETAKKKVEDRGLKFEVTSKEYSDEYNEGDVIRQSEEEGQKVKEGFTIRAVISKGKENVKVPKLINKDIDAATELLEEAGLEKGDVEYEYSKLPEGTVIEQDPEPSDEVSRGTTVNLVVSKGRKEYTKPNKYNNYNKNSNKDSNNDKNNDNSNDRNDNNSNNNVNNNQNNNQNNNQNNNHNNNNTNNGNNQNNNGSNSNSGNNQNNNSGGNQGTNPGGNPGGNQGTNPGGNQGTNPGGNQGTNPGGNQGTNPPSVTPEN; from the coding sequence GTGATAGGAAAAGTATTAGGTAATAGGTATGAAATTTTAGAGAAAATTGGAGATGGAGGCATGGCTTTAGTATATAAAGCAAAGTGTACTCTCCTAAATAGATATGTTGCTGTAAAAATACTAAGAGAAGAATTTGTAAATGATGAAGAGTTCATAACTAAATTTAAAAGAGAATCTCAAGCTGCTGCTAGTTTATCTCACCCTAATATAGTAAGTGTATATGATGTAGGTCTTGAGGATAAGAATATCCATTATATAGTTATGGAGTATATTAAGGGGAAAACGTTAAAAGAGCTTATAAAAGAAAAAAATGGACTAAGTATAGAAGAAACGTTAAATATAAGTATGGATATAGCAGATGCTATAGGAAATGCTCATGAAAATGGAATAATTCACAGGGATATAAAACCTCATAATATAATGGTTACAGAGGATGGAAGAGTAAAGGTTACAGACTTTGGAATTGCAAGAGCTGCTACCAGCACTACGATAACTAATACAAATAGTATAATAGGATCCGCTCATTACTTTTCACCTGAACAGGCTAGAGGAGGATATATAGATGAAAAATCTGATATATACTCTTTAGGAATAGTAATGTATGAGATGATAACAGGAACTGTTCCTTTTGAAGGAGAAAGTCCTATAACAGTAGCAATAAGACATATACAAGAACAACCAAAATTACCTAGTGAAATAAATAGCTCTGTTCCAAAAGGATTAGAGAAAATAATAATGAAATGCATAGAAAAAGATCAAACGTTGAGATACAGTAATATCAAAGAATTACTAAGAGATCTAAAAGAATTTAAGATTCATGGAGATACTCAAGTAAAGGAGCCATATAACTCTAGCGATTCTCCAACTCAAGTTATGCCTATAGTTAATGATGATATGATAGATAATATTAATGGAGATATCGATGGTGAATCAGATGTTAAGATCAAACCTAGAAAGGCTAAAAATACAAAAGCACCTTCTAAAAAAGACAAGAAGCCTAAGAAAAGAAAATCTAATAAACTGTTAACTTTTATTGCTATAATATTAGCATTCCTAACAGTATGTGGTGTTGCTTTAGCAGTTTTAGGTTCAAAAGGACTATTAGGAGCTAAAGAGGTGCAAGTTCCAAATATAGTTGGACTTCAAGAAGAAACAGCTAAAAAGAAAGTAGAAGATAGGGGACTAAAATTTGAAGTCACCAGTAAGGAATATAGTGACGAGTATAATGAAGGCGATGTAATAAGACAGAGTGAAGAAGAAGGACAGAAAGTAAAAGAAGGATTTACTATAAGGGCTGTTATAAGTAAAGGGAAAGAAAATGTAAAAGTACCGAAGTTGATAAACAAAGATATAGATGCAGCTACAGAGTTATTAGAAGAAGCAGGATTAGAAAAAGGAGACGTTGAATACGAATATAGTAAATTACCAGAAGGTACAGTAATAGAACAGGACCCAGAGCCATCAGATGAGGTTTCTAGGGGAACTACAGTAAATTTAGTAGTTAGTAAAGGTCGTAAAGAATATACTAAACCAAATAAATACAATAATTACAATAAGAACTCAAACAAAGATTCAAATAATGACAAAAATAATGATAACAGTAATGATAGAAATGATAACAACTCAAATAATAATGTAAATAATAATCAGAACAATAACCAAAACAATAATCAGAATAATAATCATAATAACAATAATACGAATAATGGTAATAATCAAAATAATAATGGATCTAATTCTAATTCTGGTAATAATCAAAATAACAATTCAGGAGGAAACCAAGGAACAAATCCAGGAGGAAATCCAGGAGGAAATCAAGGAACGAATCCAGGAGGAAATCAAGGAACAAACCCGGGAGGGAATCAAGGAACAAATCCGGGAGGAAATCAAGGAACAAATCCTCCTAGCGTAACACCTGAAAACTAA
- the def gene encoding peptide deformylase: MAIRQLRLEGDPLLRKKSREIEKIDDKIKTLVKDMIETMYKEEGVGLAAPQVGILKRVVVIDVGEGLFTIINPEIIEEQGEIIDYEGCLSIPGQSGKVSRPAKIKVKYTDIDGNEKIVEAEGFLARAFCHEIDHLDGVLYIDKLVDAEE, translated from the coding sequence ATGGCTATAAGACAATTAAGACTTGAAGGAGATCCACTTTTAAGAAAGAAATCTAGAGAAATAGAAAAAATTGATGATAAGATAAAAACATTGGTAAAAGATATGATAGAAACTATGTACAAAGAAGAAGGCGTTGGACTTGCAGCGCCTCAAGTAGGAATATTAAAAAGGGTAGTAGTTATAGATGTAGGAGAAGGTCTTTTTACAATAATAAATCCAGAAATAATAGAAGAACAAGGAGAAATTATTGACTACGAAGGATGTTTAAGTATACCTGGTCAAAGTGGAAAAGTTAGTAGACCAGCTAAAATAAAAGTTAAATATACTGACATAGATGGTAATGAGAAAATAGTAGAAGCAGAAGGTTTTTTAGCAAGGGCTTTTTGTCATGAAATAGATCATTTAGATGGAGTGCTTTATATTGACAAATTAGTTGATGCAGAAGAATAG
- a CDS encoding DUF116 domain-containing protein has product MKNDEKVFIVTANLIILSLLLLSIVGIMFIVNKSIITLQIILLIVIILALSYTISIVLSLFILHRIANNKKISRFSYRFLSKIMGAIYPLLLFVAKVMKKDKDSIRRVHARVNNLLVTANPVEVTNKDILILLPHCLQDSNCKVKITHDINNCKLCGKCDIEKILEVSRKYNVKVIVATGGTLAREWIKRIKPKCIIAVACERDLSSGINDVKKIPVLGIINDRPNGSCFNTKVSIDKLEEAIKFFLKEDV; this is encoded by the coding sequence ATGAAAAATGATGAAAAAGTATTCATAGTAACTGCTAACCTTATAATTCTATCGCTATTATTACTCAGTATAGTAGGAATCATGTTTATAGTTAATAAAAGTATCATAACACTACAAATAATTTTGCTGATAGTTATAATTTTAGCTTTAAGTTATACTATAAGTATAGTATTAAGTTTATTTATTTTGCATAGAATAGCTAATAATAAAAAAATTTCAAGATTCAGCTATAGATTTCTAAGTAAGATAATGGGAGCAATTTATCCACTATTGTTATTCGTAGCTAAAGTTATGAAAAAAGATAAAGATAGTATAAGAAGGGTACATGCTAGAGTAAATAATTTGCTAGTAACAGCTAATCCTGTGGAGGTGACTAACAAAGATATTTTAATTTTACTTCCTCATTGTTTACAAGATTCTAATTGTAAAGTAAAAATAACACATGACATAAATAACTGTAAATTATGTGGTAAATGTGATATAGAGAAAATTTTAGAAGTTAGTAGAAAGTATAATGTAAAAGTTATAGTAGCTACAGGAGGAACTCTTGCTAGAGAATGGATAAAGAGAATCAAACCAAAATGTATAATAGCAGTGGCATGCGAAAGAGATTTGTCAAGTGGCATAAATGATGTGAAAAAAATACCTGTTTTGGGTATAATAAATGATAGACCAAATGGTTCATGTTTTAATACTAAAGTAAGTATAGATAAACTTGAAGAGGCAATCAAGTTCTTTCTAAAGGAGGATGTATAA
- the rlmN gene encoding 23S rRNA (adenine(2503)-C(2))-methyltransferase RlmN, which yields MKKIDLKSMEINQLKQLFLDMNEKAFRGEQTFKWIHDKLVQSIDDITVLSTDLRDKLNKDCNIMSLKLLKRYDSNIDETKKYLFLLEDDNIIESVMMKYKHGISICISTQVGCRMGCSFCASTKDGLVRNLTPGEILDQFYSVQRDIGNKISNVVLMGSGEPLDNYENVKKFLEIIHNEKGQNLSYRHITLSTCGLVPKMYQLADEEIPINLSISLHSPFDEERKKIMPVANRYKISEILDACKYYIKKTNRRVTFEYTLIKDVNDKQEYANELTRLLKGMLCHVNLIPLNPIKEFKHKKSIDKSIKEFKSILEKGGVATTIRREMGSDINAACGQLRRDYISSK from the coding sequence TTGAAAAAAATAGATTTAAAGTCAATGGAAATAAATCAGCTAAAGCAATTGTTCTTAGATATGAATGAAAAAGCCTTTAGGGGAGAGCAGACTTTTAAATGGATACATGATAAACTAGTACAGTCTATAGATGATATTACTGTACTGTCTACAGACCTAAGGGACAAGCTAAATAAAGACTGTAATATAATGAGCCTAAAACTATTAAAAAGATATGATTCAAATATTGACGAAACTAAAAAATATCTCTTTCTGCTAGAAGATGATAATATTATTGAAAGTGTGATGATGAAATATAAACATGGTATATCTATTTGTATATCTACTCAGGTAGGTTGTAGGATGGGATGTTCTTTCTGTGCTTCAACCAAGGATGGACTAGTTAGAAATCTTACACCTGGGGAAATACTGGATCAGTTTTACTCTGTACAAAGAGATATAGGAAACAAAATTAGTAATGTGGTTCTCATGGGAAGTGGAGAGCCTTTAGATAACTATGAAAATGTTAAAAAATTTTTAGAAATAATACACAATGAGAAAGGACAAAATCTAAGCTATAGACATATAACTCTTTCTACATGTGGATTGGTTCCAAAGATGTACCAACTAGCAGATGAAGAAATACCTATAAATTTATCTATATCCCTTCATTCACCGTTTGACGAGGAAAGAAAAAAAATCATGCCTGTAGCTAATAGATATAAGATATCTGAGATACTAGATGCATGTAAATATTATATTAAAAAGACAAATAGAAGAGTCACATTTGAATATACATTAATAAAGGATGTTAATGATAAGCAAGAATATGCTAATGAACTTACAAGACTTCTTAAAGGTATGTTGTGCCATGTCAATTTGATACCTTTAAATCCTATAAAAGAGTTTAAACATAAAAAATCAATTGATAAATCAATTAAAGAGTTCAAAAGCATACTTGAAAAAGGTGGTGTAGCTACTACAATTAGAAGAGAGATGGGCTCAGACATAAATGCTGCTTGTGGACAATTAAGAAGAGACTACATATCTTCTAAATAA
- the rpe gene encoding ribulose-phosphate 3-epimerase, giving the protein MIKIAPSILSADFSNLEEQIQKIDKGGADLVHLDVMDGQFVPNITFGPPVIKNIRRVTDLPFDVHLMIDRPERYIKEFVDAGADIITVHQESTLHLHRTIQQIKSYGIKASVALNPSTPLETIKHVIDDLDMVLIMTVNPGFGGQSFIPQMKEKIKELRKWIDSKKLDIDIQVDGGIKLDNIKEVIDCGANVFVAGSAIFGTDNIIDTTKKFKSI; this is encoded by the coding sequence ATGATAAAAATAGCACCATCAATTTTATCAGCAGATTTTAGCAATTTAGAAGAACAGATACAAAAAATAGATAAAGGTGGAGCAGATTTAGTACATTTAGATGTAATGGATGGGCAGTTTGTTCCAAATATAACTTTTGGACCTCCTGTTATAAAAAATATTAGAAGAGTTACGGACTTACCTTTTGATGTACATTTAATGATAGATAGACCAGAGAGATATATAAAAGAATTTGTAGATGCAGGAGCAGATATAATTACTGTACATCAAGAATCAACTCTACATTTACATCGTACAATACAGCAAATAAAAAGCTATGGCATAAAAGCATCAGTTGCTTTAAATCCATCTACACCATTAGAAACTATAAAACATGTAATTGATGATTTAGATATGGTATTAATAATGACTGTTAATCCTGGTTTTGGAGGACAATCATTTATTCCTCAAATGAAAGAAAAAATAAAAGAGTTAAGAAAATGGATTGATTCTAAAAAGCTTGATATAGATATTCAAGTTGATGGTGGAATCAAGTTAGACAATATAAAAGAAGTAATAGATTGTGGAGCAAATGTTTTTGTAGCAGGTTCAGCAATATTTGGTACAGATAATATTATAGATACTACTAAAAAGTTTAAGAGTATATAA
- a CDS encoding Stp1/IreP family PP2C-type Ser/Thr phosphatase, whose protein sequence is MFICACSDIGKMREINQDAYYYLDDEKLPIFIVADGMGGHKAGEIASNSSLRAVKEVYEKYKEKILNKEVEIAQFINESIKRANEEIRSEAEKEPSFKGMGTTLTMGIVFEKEIYIGHVGDSRAYLLRNKELVQITHDHSLVAELVRAGTITEEEAIVHPQKNIITRALGTDKEVEADIVTRELLEGDIILLCTDGLTNMVSNPRIKEIILNSSNLTDVCTVLANTANELGGIDNTTVMVLKVG, encoded by the coding sequence ATGTTTATCTGTGCTTGTTCAGATATAGGAAAAATGAGAGAAATAAATCAAGATGCGTATTATTATTTAGATGATGAAAAACTTCCTATCTTTATAGTAGCTGACGGTATGGGAGGGCATAAAGCTGGAGAGATTGCTAGCAATTCATCACTTAGAGCGGTGAAAGAAGTTTACGAAAAGTATAAAGAAAAAATATTAAACAAAGAAGTAGAAATTGCTCAATTTATTAATGAATCAATAAAAAGAGCGAATGAAGAAATACGAAGTGAAGCTGAGAAAGAACCTAGTTTTAAAGGAATGGGAACTACTTTAACTATGGGAATAGTATTTGAAAAAGAAATATACATTGGACATGTAGGAGATAGTAGGGCATATCTATTAAGAAACAAAGAGCTAGTTCAGATCACACATGATCATTCATTAGTAGCAGAATTAGTTAGAGCAGGAACTATAACAGAAGAAGAGGCTATTGTACATCCTCAAAAAAATATTATAACTAGGGCTTTAGGTACAGATAAAGAAGTTGAGGCAGATATTGTCACTAGGGAGCTTTTAGAAGGGGATATTATCCTATTGTGTACAGATGGACTAACTAATATGGTAAGTAATCCTAGGATTAAGGAAATAATACTTAATTCATCTAATCTTACAGATGTTTGTACAGTATTAGCTAATACAGCAAATGAACTTGGTGGAATCGATAATACTACTGTTATGGTTTTAAAAGTAGGATAG
- the rsgA gene encoding ribosome small subunit-dependent GTPase A, producing the protein MLEGTIIKGIGGFYYVKVKDDLYECRARGVFRKEKTKPLVGDRVLIRANENDKTGYVEKIFERKTELIRPPVSNVNQAIIVFAVKNPDPNLWLLDRFLLLASYQGLDVVICFNKIDLVNEEVKHLIEDYTKAGYKVITTSCKENKGIDELRETLKDKISVFAGPSGVGKSTLLNNIQSNLQLKTGEISQKTSRGKHTTRHVELIELEMGGWVLDTPGFSSLDIDFLDEENLQIYFNDIYEKSHLCKFTGCKHDKEPQCAVKESVENGEISRSRYNNYLLFLKETMDNRRY; encoded by the coding sequence ATGCTAGAAGGAACAATTATTAAGGGGATAGGTGGATTTTACTACGTAAAAGTAAAAGATGATTTATATGAGTGTAGAGCGAGAGGAGTTTTTCGTAAAGAAAAAACCAAACCTTTAGTAGGTGATAGAGTTTTAATAAGAGCTAATGAAAATGATAAAACTGGCTATGTGGAAAAAATATTTGAAAGAAAAACTGAACTTATCAGACCACCAGTTTCAAATGTAAATCAAGCTATAATTGTTTTTGCAGTTAAAAATCCAGATCCTAATTTATGGTTATTAGATAGATTCCTACTTCTAGCATCTTATCAAGGGTTAGATGTTGTAATATGCTTTAATAAAATAGACTTAGTAAATGAAGAGGTTAAGCATCTTATTGAGGATTACACAAAAGCTGGGTATAAAGTAATTACAACCAGTTGTAAAGAAAATAAAGGTATAGATGAACTAAGAGAGACTCTTAAGGATAAGATAAGTGTATTTGCAGGACCTTCAGGAGTTGGTAAATCTACATTGCTCAATAATATACAATCTAACTTACAATTAAAGACTGGAGAAATCAGTCAAAAAACTAGTAGAGGAAAGCATACTACAAGGCACGTTGAATTAATAGAGTTAGAAATGGGCGGATGGGTATTAGATACTCCTGGCTTTAGCTCTTTAGATATTGATTTTTTAGACGAAGAAAATTTGCAAATATATTTTAATGATATATATGAAAAAAGTCATTTATGTAAATTTACAGGATGTAAACATGACAAAGAACCTCAATGTGCGGTAAAAGAATCAGTAGAAAATGGAGAAATTAGTAGATCTAGATACAATAATTATTTACTCTTTTTAAAAGAAACCATGGACAATAGGAGGTATTAG